The genomic stretch AAACTCCCTCACTGTGGCCTCGCGTCATGGAGCCCCAGCCCTTCTGGAATGCAGCGTTTTCCAAACCCAGAAAAACTAATAGTGCCAGTTTCCAGGGACAAGCCTTTCACCAGAgtccacaaaaacacagaaaaaagtttTTCCCTGTCTTGCTGAGCAAAGTCTAGCTACCACACTTCTTCTCAAGGCCACCTTCTTCAGCAGGTGTAAGCCATTACTGCAGACTCCTTGGGATCAAGCTTACACGCATCAGGATCAAGTTTACACACACCAATTCTGACCATTCACACCAGTGTGGCTTTCAGATTGCTGCATAGTGCTGTCTCCACTATGGTCTCTAAGTTTCTCTGGTTTCAAGTCCTGAAATCCCCCACCTGCCATGGTTCCACCTGAGTACCATGAGCTCCAAGTAGTTTTCAGCAAATGCCAAACTCTCTCTCACTGGCCATATGACCCATTGACCCCTTGTCCGGTACACCTCTCCATTGCAGATGCCTGTACAACCTCTCCAAGGCAGATTAGGAGGCTATGATACACCAAGGACTCCTTGGCCAAAGGAATCATGTCTCAATATCGCCCTTTGGTGCTGCTTTAGTCTTCATgaataaaaatggcaaaacccTCCACCTGTGCATTGATTTCAGAGGACTCAACAACATAAAGGTAAGGAACAGTATCCTTTGCCTGATTTGAACTCTGCCTCCAAGGTGCCAGAGTGTTAATCAGGCTGGACCTCTGCAATGCTTATCACCTGGTTGAATGAAGATGAATGGAAGACAGCCTTTAATACACCACTTTGAATATCTAAAGAAACAATTAGGGCTCACCACCACTTCAAAAATTTAGTCAACGATGTCCAACAGGACATGTTGGATCATTCGGTGTTTGTTTACTTGGATGATATCCTGACTTTGTTCACAAGTCTGTCCGACCATGTGACAGCtaaagacatgacaggaaatggggcAGAGATGGGGAGAAATGGGGAGTCgaacctgcagccactgcagaggaccgacagcctcaatacatggaGCACACACTCTACCAGAGGCCCCGATGTTCAACTTGTCCATTaagtcctccagcagctcctggagaATTGTCTGTTTGTTAAGGCTTGGAATGAGTTTCATACCCCATCTGTTTCTTTCCTTAGTAACATTACTGCCAAAGGACAGGTGAAAATGGACCCAGCCAAAGTGAGAGTAGTCCTACAGAGGCCCCGCCCAACCAGCTCTAAGAGACTTCAAAGTTTCCTTGGCTTTCAACATTTGTACAGCAGATTTATCCATAACTACAGCTGCATCATCTCCCCACTAACAATTCTATCTTCCACCCTTCCAACAGTTTCACTGGACTCCAGTGGCCTAAGTAGCATTCCAGGATCTTAGGAACTGTTTCACCTCAGCACCTATCCTCATTCAGCCGGACACGTTGAACCAGTACATCATAGAATTTGACACCATCGGACAATGGGGTGGGGGTAGTCCTCTTGCAATGTTCCTTGGAGAATGGTAACTTCATCCTTGTGCCTTTCTCTCGCGTTATTTCTTCCCTATGATGCAGGTAATTGTGAGCCCCTGGCAGTGAAGTTGGCATTGGAGGAGTAGCAGCATTCACTTGAAGGGTCTGCCACGCTTGGTCTCAACAGACAATACAAACCTGGCATACATCCCCTTTGCAAGGCGTCTCAATGCTTCTCAAACCAGGTGGACTCTGTTTTTTGGCTGTGCCAATTTCACCTTAACCTACAGGCCAGGCACCAGCAACACCAAACCCAATTTTCTGTGTCATCTGTATGCCACCTGTGACACCTGCCTGTGacgtctgcctctgtgttgtgtgcttttgttattttcagtctttttagtTTAgcccttccctctgtctctgtcttgctGCACACCTGCCCCTCATCTGTAATCATCACACCTGTCTTCAATCAAGTCTTCCACTTTGCTACAAAAACCCAGCATCGACAACCAGTCTCCTCCAGATCATTGTGCCAAGCATGCTTTGTTTATGTGCCACCTTTCTGGCATCAGAATCTGTGTCAATTTTCCATTGACTTCCACCTGCACTCCCTCCCTTCAGCATTACCAGCCAGCAATCCTACCTCACCAAACCTGCCAGTGAGCTCAAGTACCTGGCATACTCTCTGCTAAACAATTCCCTGTGGATACCTGTCCCCCTCTCCACTGCCCAACTCTGTCCAGCCACTTCCTGATCATCTGTGCTAGTTTCAAATGAAGACTTGTGTTTTACCGTACCTGCTGGTCTGTTGCCAGCACTGGGCTCCAGCAACAATATTCCATTtaaatcagacaaaacaaccttctgattcattttacattcatttttattggtCAGGTCTTCCAGCTACCTTACCTTTTTCAAAtatctaaaattcatttctgtcttcaaGATATATTTAACAATCATACAACactgatgaaataaaacaatactGAATATCATAGCATTCCATCAATATATTACACATCTACATACCATGTTTAAAAGCCTGAATTAGCTTTGTGGTGCACAAATATGAATACTTGAATGGGTCAAGTAAAGGGTGGTAATTCACCAGATGTCTTACTCTGATTCAGCACCAAAGActacagctgcagccaaaatgTCAGCTTCAGAGTGATCTGAGTGAGAAGAGGAAAGATAACAAGTGGTTTTGATTTTATGACTCAGAAACCTGTGCAGCCAAAGATGTGAGCAACTCTTTACTTGAGTTTATGAGACCTGAATTTCACTGATATATTCTTATTGTGGTTCTTGTAAATGGTTCATTGTAAAGACAATGAATGTGTGTTCAATCATTCACAAGTGTGAAAGCACTCTGCACACTAATAATACACTTTTAGTGATTTTATTAACCAACATCTTCACTGAGtcttgtatttttaatcattaaaatttAAACAAGATATGATGTGCAGGGCAGGGTCAAATACAGTGTATTTCATGACTCAGTCAGTCCAGGAACATGCTGACTTACTGTCTGACCTGCTTCCTCTACTTTTGCTGCAGGACAGGATTTCCCAATTTTCCagaatgcattttaaaaaggaCAATATGACTTAAAGGTTCAAAGTTATTCACACATCCAGAGTATCATTAAGATTCATTAGTAATCGTATTGGTGTTCTGATGACCTTGTGGGTagtattcactctctttttggctctgtttttgtctccaccaaaTACTACCAAAAATATGTGTCTCCTTGACTGCACTAATAGTCACTAACTTTGTACTTCTGCTATTTGCTGCAAGGCAGGTATTGCACAGTGAATTTACCAGATcttttcattgaaaacagctgcctgcggaccagcaaaccaaaacaatgaactgacaCTGGCTTCaaagctctgtggagctgaagtGGACGGCAGAGTAAGAATTCTCGGTGGGCTGATCCTGATCCattgtgaaacaaaaaaatttCCAGTAGTGCTGCTTTAAATTTGGGTTAATTTTTGCCTTAATCGGGCACCAACCTCAGGACCTGCAACCATGTCAAGAAACTATGGTAGAACATGGTTGTGATGCATCACAGTCTCATAACTGGAGACCATTATTTTATGCACTGCAATATTTTCCTATTTCTTCAGAGAACTTAAACAATGACAGTAACATCACATCAGCAGAAATACAACTGAGTCTGACTTTGATTTGAATTTTCAGACGTCTTAGGTGTGTCTGAATCCATGACACTAATTCCAGTAACGCAGACTTAAAATGGAATGTAGCCATTATTCATATAATTTGCTGtttgaaaagtcaaaatgtccGAGATTGTCAAAAGGCATTCTGGGTAGTGGAGAAAACCAGGCTAGACAACACAGGCTGAGGGAAAATGGGTAAAGTGCAACACGTCATCACTGAGTATCTCTTGGACAGAATGTTACAGAGTCATAATAtaagaaaaggaaatgtgttttcctttcgGATGGTTGGAATTTTCAGATGTTGTCCTGTGATGACAACTTTAAAATATTAGAATACACAACCGATAAACTACAGTAAAGTGTTGTATTTCTTTAGCAGTTCACTGAGTTTCATGGCTTACTGTTGGCATCATGAGTCTGAATCCCGGGTGGTGCTGACATCTATTCAGCCAACTTAATGTGCAAAAACATACCTGCCAGACTGGGAAGCATTCAGTAACATCCCAGGGAGTGGTGCCAGCCCTGAGCACCATCTTTCAACATCTCAACAGCATGAGCTGCCTTCTTTCATATGCTTATAGTCGTTCTCATAGTGCTGAGAGTGCCTGTGGAATTAAAGTTACAGACTGAAGTTTCTATATGATGAGCCATACAAACACATCCATAATGTGGTTAATGATTCTAGTCACATGATTATATGGTTTCTTTCTCACTTCAGCAGAATACAAATAACTGTGACAACAGAtttggactgaaaaaaaaacaaaaacaaaaactagcATGACTGGGTAATGTGGGATCATTGGCATGTGTGTACCAGACCCTAaaggagttttgttttttaaatcgAATGTCGAACGTGGAAAATTCATGACATCTCATGTGTCTTTAATGTGGGTGACTGCTATTCTAATTTTACGGCAGTGTTAAAGATATTTCTCTCTACAACTGACctttaaacagtaaaaagacCAACCATTAAAGTCAAACATTTCTTGACACTAATGATCGTCTGAgcctgccaaaaaaaaaattgttcaTTGTAGCATTTTGGTGTAGTTAATTTTCacccaaaatgtgtttttcagtatcAAAAATTGAATAAATGACTGTAGCAAGTGTGTAGGTGCATTACTTGTGTAACACATGTAAAGGCCAATGTCTGAAAGAGTGTACACCTGTATCTGTCAGGCCCCACTgcgtctatgtgtgtgtgtgtgtgtgtgtgtgtgtgtgtgtgtgtgtgtgtgtgtgtgtgagagagagagagacagagagagaaacactggaATTCAGTGAAGCTTTAACCCTGTGTTGTATTAAAGGCCTTGCAACCAAAGGTGTTCTCTCCGCTGTAAGCCACGTACAGAAAGCCGTCCTCGTCCTTCTCCTTGTCGTACAGTTGGCCCATAGTCAgactgcaacacacagcagagaccaGACTCTGATTAGATCACACACAGAGTCAAGTACAATCGATTATATTTACATCTCCAATAAGGGTTTGTGAAGATGGAAGCCTCCAATAGTGGATATTTTGTGCTGACGGACAGGATTTTGAAATCCATTTCAATGCTAAAACCTACAGTCGTCCCTAAACATTTAGGAAAATGGAGTCCAGTTCAAGAAATGTTGCAGACATTATTGAAGAACAGCACATCTATACAATGAagaattcattattcattcatgtgttttcttattcCAAAGTCTCTCCACACATTTTCCAGCATGTTTATGGATTTGAGCCCATCCAATAAATCAGCATGGCAGATATTATTGATGATATATTATCTCAAATAGGCAGTACAGTTGTAGTCACTGTTGCTCGTCTTGTTAGCTAGCCTGCTGTTGGCTAACAGTGTAAATGTCAGACACTGTGTTGTCATTACATAGATAGTCCTCCATGGAGCGCTGTGAAGCACAGCTAGCTGATATTAGGATGGCTATTGCGGCAAAGCTGCAATAGGCTttggaaagaaggaaaaattaGCTGCATTAGGTTCAGTAGGTTGAAATGTACTGTTTAAGTCTGATGGACCTCTGAACATATCAAACATCACAGCTGGAAGTTGTCGGGTTTGGGCTGTTCTGTTTATGACCAGCTCCGGCTGTGGTGTATCAGGGCATTATGGTACCACGCTAAGAGGTGGTGTGAGCCAGTTTCCACAAGAAAAGCATCATCAATACAATACAAAGCTCTGGGAAGCAGGTCAGATTCCTCAGATGTACTGCTTGTATTtgcaacacagcagcatgtcaaTAGCTATGAGAATACAATCAATAGAAAAATCTGACACTGAGAACACAGGTGGGGCTTCATCCTCACAGGGGAGACTCCCACACCAAGAGGTCAAATGTAGctgcttttcagtaacacagatagacagataaaAGTACAGCACGTAGGAAAAGTCAGACTTTAGCTTTCAATGCATATCGCTTTAAGAAGGCCAGGGCCTGACAGCACACGATCTATATAATCAATAAAACGTGGTTTCTAGCAAgtgggctgaaaaatgaagacaacatgaaatggcaaaaaatgcagttcctcaaatggccacttgaggctcaCTCCAAAGGTGAGTccatccccatagacccccacattaaaatgcccaactttacagcagaaataaacatgtttacagcctggtacaaaaaacttgcataattattattattcacacTGCCTCTTCAGAAAGCCACagagactacgtccatgttttatattaGCCAATGGTTTCTAACTGGACCAATGTTGGAGTTTTGAAACTGATACTGATATCGATATTTtggagtttaaaaaaacataaagtacAACTATCTTGATTCAAATCccttgatttgttttttgaCCAACATACTTAATAAGCcagacatttttcagaaaaatCAACTTGTCAGTACTTAGATCAATCATTCAACAAGAGGACTTTCATCACTCAGAAGCTGAATGCATAACAGAACTTTAACCAATCCATCATTAATAGCTGTTGATAATCGAGGATCATTAAACAGAAACGCACAAATGCTGAGGACTTCCTGAAATGAATCATAAAGAtggttcatttaaaaaaaaacctgcacagAATTATACAAACCTTTTTTGCTGCCCTGTTtcattaataaatcatttcacCATTGATTGTGAGAGCTGACCAGAAGAACCATAAACAAATACGAACGTCAGCAAAAATTTCCACAGTCTCTAGTGGCCCCTACACTGCATCTCGCATTGTGCACCATCTTAAGGGGAGAAATCTGCTGATACAAAACAGGAGACAATTCTACCTTTAAGATCTCACTGTCTTACTTCCTTCCACTATTACAGCTGCAGAAGTGTTGCTCTCACCTGGACTGGGGGACAGTTTTGTCGACGAAGAGGAAGATGGCTTTCTCTGAAGGCAGCTGGATGCGTTTCCTGATGATCCACATGAACTGGGCCACTGTGATGTCAGAGGGCACCAGGTACTTCCGCTTATCAATGTCCACAATCTGAGAGCCAGAAACCTTCTCCACTATCACCTGGAGCACATGCATCAACAGAAAACTGGCCTTTAACACTGCATGGTATGGCATAGGTTATGCAACTCAGTACATTCTGATATGCCCAGTTTCATGAATGGAGTTCAGCGCTGCTACAGAACCTTTATACGATGTGAAGTACGGCCAAAACTTTTCAGGCTTACAACTGTGTCAACATGTCTGAAACATGTGTAATATCAGTCTGTCCGATTAGATATCAGTAGGACACCTGTAAGTGTTAGTGCTGAGCCTGACATGTCCTATGAGGGCCACTGCAGGAACGTTGTTTCTGTGCATATGGAAGCCTTCATTAGTTTGTTGGCAAATATCCACTATAAACAAGCTGAACATGACATAGGTATGACATCATCACTTTTCCCCAATTAATCACAATCTTATCTTATACTATGGTGTTTGAAAGTCGATATGAGTAaggtgttagcaaacagttgcctctTTACACATACAAAGGGGGAACATTGTCATTCACGTGGAGTTGTCTTTGTGGCCAAGTGACAAAAGGAAGTGCATTCACTCTCTTTTAAGGGTCTGGTTTCCTTTCCAACAGGCCCTGAGGGAAATACtcactgctaaatgctccattgtGCTTACCAACTAGacgctaactttgtctgtgtgtcGTTTGGTGCTGGGCACAGGTTGTGTACAGTgggtttgtaaaaaaaaaaaaaaatgctgaaaacagaTGCCTGCTGTGTCAGAAACACAGAGTTGATGAGATCTCTGGGACTGAATCAAAGCattgagctgaaagatgctacaCCATTAAGCTAGGTAAGCAGCAGTGTCTTGATTCTCTGTGGGCCCATCATTACAAGCAGCCCCATTTATATGACACGTAGTCACCGGATCCACTGGGCAGGTCTACTTTGCTGATTTATGTTCACTGGCTCTGCTGTTCCACCCAGCAGTCGTCCCATTAAACAGGTGCATAATGGAAGAACTAGTTAAGGGGATTGAGTTCAACAGGCATTATCGTCCACACAAAAGGCTTAAGGTATGCATTTCCCAGGGTTTAACACCTTATGTTGTCCACAGTGTCGTTCTGTATGGACTCTGATCTGTCGCCAGTGCTGCTGTATTCCCTTCCTGCCAGCATGGCAGAGGTTACCTTACAAGCTTTCTCAGAGATGTGCAGAGCGTGGGCGTGCTTTGGTTTGCCAGTGTGAGACAAATTAAAGTCTAACTGTAGCATAATATCAGTCACACATTAACAGCAGCAAGGGACCGGGAAGTTTTGAAGACCTCTGGAATTTCCCCCTGCGgaactaataaaggaatattgaattgaattgaattgaattgaattgaattgaattgaattgttttAGACATGAGGCTGCTGATATTTGACACGCTAGTTCTGATTTTTATTTACATCATTGctcatcattgttttcattcccCATAATGAAAATTAGTTGATGTTTCTCCTTTCGAAGCCACAAGATATGAGGCTTTCATTGCCTAAATTTTCCTTACTGATGGATAACATTGGTGCTAGCTTACAAGCTAATTCTAGCTAACAAGCTCTTATTATTTTGGTTGCGGCCTAATGTTCTGGAATTCTACTGGAATACATAAACAACATATAGATAAAACATACTAAAGTTAAAGCGAATGCCTTCAAGTAAAATGTGAAAGCATTCAGCAGTAGCAACTCTCACTGGCTGATTAGCTTTCACATTTTGAGCCCCGTGGAACTTTAGTGGATCCATAaattctgtatttatatttaggGCCCAAGCACCAACCTGCTGTTTTTCTAaagattattttttctttatttatgtattttttttttcattttttatttttttaccactttttcacatttttgaggTGATAAAGGTCCTTGAAAACGAAACTCAGCATATGAGTCAGAAATGGTGAAAATTTGGATCTGATATGGGTCTTGAGCTTGGGTGTGGTAAGGGGCCTCAGTAGGGCCCCTAACAAAGCGTTTAGTGTTTATTTCTTGTGCTTTACAGGTGTTGTACTTAAACAAACCCCTTGAGAAACAGAAGTTGTTCTAAGTTGAGTGTACCCCAATCTGCCCCAAATCATAGATTTGATAAGAGTCCAGGCCTGAGGACATCTACATGCCAATATTCAGTTATAGTCATAGCGCCACCTAATGACAACAGGAAattacatgttttatattttgatgCGCTCCTCCTAGCAGGTTGACCAGATCCACCTCGAATCTGATCAGAAAAGCCTTAAGACCCTGTGGATGCTTTATTGTGAAGATTGTGAGTTTTCACCTCATGGCGTTCCAGCGGCCGCGCAGCGTGTTTTCAGGTTTCGCcatgaaacaggaagctgcGGTAACTAAAATATATAAAACGTCCAATCTGCCCCAAACCTCACATCTGATAGACATATACATaatattgaatatattgaatattcattcattgttaTAGCGCCACCTACTGGCAACACCATCACCATTTGATTTCCATGAAAATTTCCAGGTGATTAACTAAGCAGAAAGGGGGAATTTAGGAAGTCAAAGGAAGCACTCAgacttaaaaatgaaaagtaatggaaaacTGTGACCCTGGTTCTCTGACCTCTGGCCAAAAACTAATCTGTCAATCAAAACTGTCATTATCATTCACTCATTCTCTTCTTTCCTACCCCTAAGTGCCAGTCACTCTCCCAGTCGGTCACTCCTTATCCACTGACTTTCTGTCACTCGCTCTATCTGCACCTTTAACCCCCACTCACAGCCAATAACACCCCCCCCTCACTCACCGGTACTCTGTCAGGATATTTGTTGCGTATTTTGGCTGACTCCACACATCGGTGCtctgagggagagacaggaaacaaacaggaagtcagagattAAAGGGTTGAGTGAGGCCTCTGGGGATCCTTACTGCCAAATACTGCAAGCCTAGTCTGACATAGTGATCCATATGCAAGATCAAGCACAGCATGAAGGCTGACAGTGgcctgcacagacagaggagtgGATGCTTTGCACAGGATACACCTACACACCAAGTCAAAGAGTGATTATTTTCCGTCATTTGTGTAGTGATCGTAAACTAATGGTCATAACTGTTTAGTTTAAGTAATGGATGACATCGACTGACTTACTGAAGTCATACTTAACATTTTAGCAATTATCATTATCAAAGAGCAAGTGATGGTGCATCTATTTCTGGTACATTTTGCTGGCAAAACCAGATGCAGCAGGCAGATGCTGAACAgaggccagagagaggaggatgaggtggTGGGTGATAAGATGTGGTGGAGCCATTTAGGTTCAACACATTGCACGCTTTCATTAGCCCAGATAAGAGGCCTACTTTTGGAAACATCTCTACTAAACTGGCAGCAGTGTTCCTTTAAAAAGGAGACTAGAGGTTATCTGAAGAGAGCATGAACACAGAAGCTGAGAGTAGTAGAGGAGTTAAGCCACAGATATGTCACTTAGGGGGCTGCAAATGAACCTCCTCAAGCTGTGTGATGAGAGAACTTTACACCAAACTTCATTCAAAATTCTTGTGAATGAAAATTTCCCCTTGAAACCTTAAAATGTTCATCTTATTGGAACACATTACAAGCTCTGGAACAAATAGTAAGTAAACAGTCAATTCAGCATCCATGTAATACATTGtctatatacatatatgcacTAATTTCAATCAAATGTCCTGCTTTTTATTATTGTCTTTTGTTAGCAGAATATGCCCTGGAGAGTGGTATAGAGCAGTGTGAAAAAAGTTGAAGAGTATAGGGAGAGAGTGCTTCTAGGTGGACTATTATTACTGAATTAACTACAATACTTTGGAACAAGGGCTGAAAGGGATTCCATATAAGCAAGGCAACATTCAGTTGCCAGGTGCTTGAATGGAATTAGGCGATGAAATGTGTCCATGCAAAAGAAAGACACGTTTCAAGGAGAAATCTGCTGACATCATAACCATGATGCATCAACGGCAAAGGTGAACCCGATTTTGACAGCGGTCATTTGACTTGCAGGAAGATCACGTTAGCATGTGCTGCCAGACATGCAATGTTATCCATTATGGATCGATTTACATTAGTCATGAGTGGGCCGCTGAGCCAAGCATGCATTTCTGCACCTATGTGGGATGATATGGCAAAACCGACGCGGAGAAAGCAAGCCAGAAAGGAGGGTGCATGACATGACAAGCACATCTCTTGTTTCATAACAACCCAAACCCCTTTTACCGAGGGAATGGTCCTCTTTAAACATCCATTTCATCTTTGCTGGATCCCCGCACTGAGGCGTGATGGTAGAGTCGGAATGCAGGTTTCTAAATCAGCGGATAACGACGGCGAAATGTCCAAAAATCCAGACAAAAGCGATCAAAACAAAACGTCAACAATGTCTCTACCCGAAGCTTCCACCGTCTAGCTCAGAGGTGACGTCACTGTCTGACAGAGGGGTGGTGGAGATGAcgctgccttcaggtgctgtcGGACAGAATACCTCATCCATTATAAAGTATATGCAGGGTATtaccatgattttttttttgattttttttttattttgtatttttttgctgAAGCATTTATAAAATAATGTAGCATTATGTGCAAGTAAAAAAGGTAATCAATGATTATAAAAAATAATTAGATTTGCATCGTTCTCATCGTTTTAACACCACAGCAGTAAAGAAGAGTAACAACGTCTTTCATTACATTGTGTATTAACTAATATTTTcaacaaaaagcaaatattGTACCACGTTTGGAACCTAAAGTTAATTAAATTCAGTTGAAATTCAAGTAGtaagaagaagctgaaatgtcagttgGAGTGTAGATAATAAATTCAGCAAGAAAAACTTGAATTGAAGTGGAAGTCCTGAAAGAAATGAATATAAGTTCAAGTGTCTAAACTAAAAGCTAAACTTGTAACTTGTAAGTGTAATAACTGAGGGGAGCATGACTCAAACCTACTTATTGGAAGGTTCTTTCATTACAGTAATTGTTTAACAAAAACTTCCAAGCAAAAGCAAAGATTATCCCATGTTGAGGACCTACAGGGAATTCCTGAACATAGAGTTAACATTTACTTTGGTTGATTtcgttttcattttcttgtgtAGTATGACTGTAAATAGCATAGGTTGTTATACATAAGGACAAATCCACTCACGTGTTACTGAATCAGCATTTGAATCAGTGAACCATTACATCTTGTCTAATCTTCTGGAGATGAGGGTCCAATACTACTTTACTTTGGTTCCACCCCTGTTTTACCCCCCAAGCGTTTTCTTTAACCATTGGGCATGCTTCATCCTCTACTAGCCATCCCATTCGTGGTATGCCACAGGACTCAGTTTTAGATCAACCACTGTTGTCTGTTTACACACTTCCATTGGTGGACATAACACCCAACTGCATTTACCAATAAAACCTGGTGACGACAACAATGTTGTCACTCTCAACTTTCAAATTAagacatttcttattttttggttttgttgttcGTGAACATGCCTCTATGTCGCTCTTCAGCAAGAATCCACTTAGTCAGCATCCATGCTACTCCGTTGATATTGTTACCGATGGCTTTCCATGAATTTCATGTTCTGGTGATACATGAGAGGCACCGACTGAGGTTTATTCTGATCTGGCTTTGCTTCAGTACAAAACAGGAGTGTTTCCATAAAAGTCAGTCTGTTTCTGGTTATTGTTCAGTGACCTTTCTACAACCCATCTTGTTATCAGGGTGATTACTATATGATAGTTCGAACAATTGCTTTACTCATCAAAGAGCCTGTCATCCTTTGCTGTGTGATATAACATTACTGCTCACTTTCTCTGATATTGATAAGCCTAATATTACATTTcaagaaaatgcaaacatttctaCCAACATGAGCAGAGGTATTTCAGTCAAGGAGGGGTGCCTCCACTATAAAATGCTGAGAGAAACCCtgacttcatttgttttatttatgtttctgttttcacctTTAGAAATACTTTAAGCAGTCTTTTGTATAAATGATAAACAAAAAGACTATTGAAAAAGCAATTACAGTCAACGCGCTGATCAAAAATATGGGGATCTGACTCAGAATCTCTTTTGTTTCATGCAAATCACCCTGATGAATCGAGGTCCAGACAACTGCCAAGTTACTCAGTAGCATTCAGGTTGGCATTGACCACAACTCCCTGAGAGAGGCACAGGATTGCATTCCCGCTTAAGAAACACCACTCAGtacacagccagacagacaagtagcagagcagctgctgtgtgtcagtgttttattattaggATAATTCCAGATAATTgataatcattattatttcaaatgCATAAATGTGTAAGAAGTATTTTCCTGATATAATTAGCTGAGAGTGGTTCATACATTGTTTGGTAGTTTAAAACAAGGATCATATTTAATTACTAAT from Chaetodon auriga isolate fChaAug3 chromosome 6, fChaAug3.hap1, whole genome shotgun sequence encodes the following:
- the gabarapl2 gene encoding gamma-aminobutyric acid receptor-associated protein-like 2, which codes for MKWMFKEDHSLEHRCVESAKIRNKYPDRVPVIVEKVSGSQIVDIDKRKYLVPSDITVAQFMWIIRKRIQLPSEKAIFLFVDKTVPQSSLTMGQLYDKEKDEDGFLYVAYSGENTFGCKAFNTTQG